From the Streptomyces sp. NBC_01216 genome, the window CGCCACGATGTCGTCGGCCGGGAGGTCGCCCCGCTGGGAGGCGTCGCCCACCACGGTCGAGCCGTAGCTGTGTCCGATGATCGTGGTGTGACTCCGGTCGGCACCGCCCTGCACGGTCTCCAGCCCGTCCATGAACCGGAGCAGCTTGGGTGAGCCGTCGTGCGCCCAGCCCTTCTGCATCGCCTCGGGCACGATCGACTGCGGTGCCTCGTAGCCGAACCATGTGATGGTGGAGGTGTTCTCGCCGGGAGCCCATGCCTGGGTCTCCGTCCACAGCGCGGTCATGCGGTTGATGTCGCCGCCGATCGATTCCAGTCTCGTCGTCGTGCCGGGCACGTACACGGCCGTGTGGTCCGCGGTGTCCGGGTTGCCGTTGGCCACGATCGCCCGTCCGATGCCGTCCTTGTCGAAGCCGAGCAGGTACGCCTCGGGGAGGCCGTCGCTGCCGGTGGCGTCGAAGCGCGCCTGGATGGCGTCCATGCCCTTCAGGCTCGCCTCCAGTTCCTTCCTGCGGTCTCCGTACTTCTCGTTCCACTCGTTCCACGCGGGGTTCTTGACGACCGCCGGGTAGCTGCCGTTGGGGTTCGGGAAGTACTCCCGGGGCTGCTTGGGGATGGCGTCGAGGTCCAGCCGTGCCTGGGCGCGGGTCTCGGCGAGCACCATCCGGTTGGCGTCGTCGCGGACGGTGGAGGGGATGCCGTCGAGCGCGCCGACGGACGCCGGGTAGAGCGTGGCGTACTCGTCGCGCTGCTCCTGGGTCAGCCCGTTCCACCAGGCGGCGTTCTCCTTGGGGGACTTGCCGTGCGGGATTTTGTCGTCGTCGGCGTACGTCCCGGCGGCGTCCTGGAGGGCCTTGGTGTCCCTGGCCGCGTCCGCGAGGGTCTCGTCGCTGACGGTCAGGCCCGGCTCGGCCTTGAGCTTGCGCAGGGCGCCCGCGTACCGGCCGTCGATCTCGGCGGCCTCGCGCAGGGCGTCGCCGATGCGCTGGGCGATGTCCTCGGCCTTGCCCTTGTTGGCGTCGCTGCTGCCGATGCCCTCGGCCTTGCCGGGCAGGTAGGGGATGGGCGCGCCGTCCTGGGCGGTGGCGGCGCCCGGCTTGAGGACGAAGGACTGGGTGGGGTACTCGACGGAGCCGTCGGGTCTGACCGTGAACTTCAGGTTCTCGGCGTCCTCCAGCGCCTGTCTCAGCTTCCGCTGTGGTGCGGCGAGTTCGGAGGCCAGGCCGTTGAGCGCGGTGCGGATCAGTCCGCATTCGGTGTGGAGGTACTGGAAGTTGCGGCTCAGCTGCTGGACGTCGCCGGTGGCGCCCTTGGCTGCCTCGCCCTTCTGGGTGTCGTGGATGCGGGCGAACATGCCGTTGTCGACACGGTCCTTGTCGGAGTTGGCGCGGGAGCTGACCTTGCCCCAGCCGTCCGCCGCGTCCGTGTACTCGCTCAGCTTCACGTCGCGGAGCTGCTGCCAGGTGGGCATCCGGTTCAGCCCTCTTTCTTCCGGGCGGGGACGGGTGTCTCGGCGGCGATCCTTCGCTGGGTGTCGGCCTCGCGTTCGCCGAAGTCGCGGCCGGCGCTCCTGAGGGCGGTCTCCAGCCGTCCGCACTCGTCGCGGACGGCGGTGAGCCGGGTCTTCCAGGTGCCGAGGATCTCGGTCAGCGCGGCGGAGGAGTCGAAGCCGGCTGTCCCGCCGGTGACGCCCTCGTTCGCGGTGCCGAGGTCGGTGAGCGCGGTACCGGTGGAGACGCGCAGTTCACCGGAGGTCCTGCCGGCGCCGTGCCAGGGACCCTCGTCGGCTTTCAGGTTCGCGTCGCCGCCTCCGCCGCCGCGGTCTTCGGCGGGAAGGCCCGCGAGGGTCATCGACGCGGGCCGACCGGACGGTCCGGTACCGCCGAACAGCTCTTCCCATGTGGCGTTCAGCGTCATGTCCCACCCCCGTGGCAACCGGAAATTGCTCAAGCGAACCTAGCAAGGGATGAAGGCGGCGCGAAACAATGTGCGAAGGGTGGCTTCCGCGCGGCCGGTGAGCTCGCCACGGGGGTGCCCGCGGTGGCGCTCCGTTCCGGCCGGGGGTGCGCTCCGTCTCGGACGGCCCGGAGCGCGCTGCCCGGGACGCCCGCTCGCTCGTGCCGCGTCAGGCGGTGCCGGCTTTGTCGCGACGCCCGGCACGGCGGGTCGAGGCGTCGCCGCGTCAACCGTGCGGGCCCCTGCGAGGTCGATCCGGCGCTTCGCGATCCACCGCACCGGACGCCGTTCCTCGACGGGTGAACATCGCCGGACGCGGCACTAGGCTGGGTGCATGTACGGATACGGCCAGCACGGCGACGGCAGCGCCGCGCAGCAGCAGTACGCCCCTCCGCAGCAGCCCATGCAGGACGGGTACGGGCAGCAGGCCCCGCTCTACCCCGAGCCGTCCCCGCCCTCGCTCGCCGACGCCGTACGGGCCTTCACGACCGGTTCGCTGGCCGCCGAGGACTTCCAGCAGATCTTCGCGACGTCGAAGGTCTACTGCCCCCGGGGCGACAACCCCGGTTTCCTGGCGCTGCACAACACCCAGCAGCCGGTGATCCCCATGTTCACCTCGCTCAAAGAGCTGCGGCGGTACGCGGGCAAGGAGTCGAAGTTCTTCGTGATCACCGGCGCCGAGGTGATCGACCTGCTGCCGACCGGCTACGGCTTCGTGCTGGACATGGAGGGCGATCACCGGATGGTCTTCGACGCGAAGGCCGTGGAGCAGATGGTCGAGTTCGCGATGCGGCGGATGTACGGCTGACGCGTGCCGGCGGCACGCGCGGGAGCGCCCGGGGGGAATTCCTCCCGGGCGTTCCGCGTTCCGGGTGGCAGGAAGTTCATTGTTCAACTAAAGTGGTCGCACAAGGAGGCCCTCCCATGCCCGCTGTGACTGTCGAGAACCCGCTCACCCTGCCGCGCGTCGTCGCCCCGGCCGACGCCGCCGCCCGTCCCGTGCTCGCCGTGACCACGGCGCCCTCCGGCTTCGAGGGCGAGGGCTTCCCGGTGCGCCGCGCGTTCGCCGGGATCAACTACCAGTATCTCGACCCGTTCATCATGATGGACCAGATGGGCGAGGTGGAGTACGCCCCCGGTGAGCCGAAGGGCACCCCGTGGCACCCGCACCGGGGCTTCGAGACCGTCACCTACATCATCGACGGGATCTTCGACCACCAGGACTCCAACGGCGGTGGCGGCACCATCACCAACGGCGACACCCAGTGGATGACCGCGGGCTCGGGCCTGCTGCACATCGAGGCGCCGCCGGAGTCCCTGGTCGTCAGCGGCGGGCTCTTCCACGGCCTCCAGCTGTGGGTGAACCTGCCCGCCTCCGACAAGATGATGACCCCGCGCTACCAGGACATCCGCGGCGGCCAGGTGCAGCTGCTGACCTCGCCGGACGGCGGCGCGCTGTTCCGGGTCATCGCCGGCGAGCTGGACGGCCACCAGGGTCCGGGCGTCACCCACACCCCGATCTCGATGATCCACGCGACCGTCCGGCCGGGCGCGGAGGCGACCCTGCCGTGGCGCGAGGACTTCAACGGGCTGGCGTACGTGCTCGCGGGCCGCGGCACGGTCGGCACCGACCGCCGCCCGGTCCACATGGGTCAGACCGCCGTCTTCGGCAAGGGCGGCTCGCTGACGGTCCGCGCGGACGACAAGCAGGACGGGCACACCCCCGACCTGGAGATCGTCCTCCTCGGCGGCCGGCCGATCCGTGAACCGATGGCGCACTACGGACCGTTCGTGATGAACAGCCAGGCCGAACTGCGCCAGGCGTTCGAGGACTTCCAGGCGGGACGGCTGGGCACGATCCCGGCGGTCCACGGGATGGGCGAGTAGGCGCGGGGACAAGGCCCCCGCCCGCCGCGGGGCGGGGGCGTGCGCGGACGGTGACGGCACGGCGCGGGCGGCGGCCCGGCTCCGCCGTGCCGCGCCGGTCGGGCCGACACGTCCCTGACGGAGCGTCACCCGTCCGGGCTCGCAGCGCAGGACGACACGCCGCGGGGCGTGGTCCGGTGGACGGGTGCAGACGCAGCCGGAGCCGCCCCGACCGCTCCTTCCCGAGCCCGCGCGCCGCGCCGCCGCCTGGTGCGTCGTCGCGCTGCTGCTCATGGCGGTCGCCGCCGTCGCTATCTGGCTCTGCGTCGCGCTCCAGACGGCCGTCACCCCCGTGCTGCTGGCCCTGCTCGGCACCGCGCTCCTCGGCCCCCTCTACCGGCGGCTGCTCCGCATGAGGGTGCACAAGACGGTCGCCGCCGCGCTCACCGTCGTCGCCGTCCTCGCCGTCGTCGGCGGTGCGGCCTATGTCGTGGTCGTCGCCCTCGTCGAGACCGGCGACCAGATCATCGAGTCGCTGCGGCAGGCCGCCGCCGACATCGCCCGGCACCTGGGCGCGGCCGGCACCTCCCTGGACGACGTCGCACGGAACGCCAGGTCGCTGTTGCAGCAGTTCGGCGGGACCGCGGCCTCCGGGGTGCTCTCGGGCCTCAGCGTCGTGGGCCAGATGATCGCCACCGCCGTCCTCGCGCTGCTGCTGATCTTCTTCTTCCTCCGCGACTCCGACCGGGCCGTCGACGCCCTGCGGTCACTGGCCCCCCGGGCGACCGGCGACACGGTCGAGGCGATGGCGCGCCGGGCCTTCGAGGCGGTCGAGGGCTTCATGCGCGGGACGACCTTCGTCGCGCTCGTGGACGCCTTCCTGATCGGCGCCGGCCTGCTGGTCCTGCGGGTGCCCGGCGCGGTCGGGCTCGCCGCGCTGGTGTTCGTGACCGCCTACATCCCGTACCTCGGTGCCTTCCTCTCCGGGGCCGTCGCCGTCCTCGTGGCGCTCGCCGACCGCGGCTTCCTCATCGCCCTGTGGGTCCTCGGCATCGTCCTCGCCGTCCAGGTCCTGGAGGGCAACGTGCTCCAGCCGATGGTCCAGAGCCGCACCGTGCAGATGCACCCCGCCGTCGTCATGCTCGCGATCACCGCCGGCGCGTCCGTGGCCGGCATCCTGGGCATGCTGCTCGCCGTCCCGCTGACGGCCGCGGCGTTCGGCGTGCTGGGAGAGCTGCGCGACCGGTACGGTACGGCGCCGCCGGTACCGGAGGAGCCGGCGGCGGAGGAAGCCGGCTGACCCGACAGGCTCTCAGGCTCAGTTCAGACCCAGACTCAGGCCGGCGCGCCGCCTGGTTCGAAGGACGCCAGCATCTGTTCCAGGGCCGCCTGGTCGGGGCCGACGAAGGGGTCCGCGTCCGGCGCCAGCGTGATCGTCTCCAGCATCGTGTCCGTCATCCGTACGGCGGGCGGCAGATGGGAACCGAGCACGATCTCCGGGTTCATGTCCCGCAGCGGGACGAGCGTCGACCGGTACTTCCCGGCGTCCACGACGTGCACCCAGGGGCTGTCCACCGTCGCCCACAGGAGCTGTGCGGCGCGCAGTTCGTCCGGCCGCAGGTCGCTCGCGTGCCCGCTCTGGGCGAGTTCGGCGGTCGGCATCGGCGCCCCGAAGCAGTCGGAGCTGAAGCAGATCCGGGTCTTCTCGTCGAAGAAGCCGACGGTCGCCGGGTTGTCGAACAACGGCGGTCTGAAGGCGTCCAGCTTGCGGTCGCCGACGTCCAGCGACTGCCCCGGGTTGAGGAAGTAGACCCGGTCCATCGGGAGCGGGCGTTCCGTGGTCATGATCCCGGCACCGAGGAAGGTGGTCACCACCCGCGCCTCCGGCGCCGCCTCCAGCAGCGCGAAGATGCCGCCCGTGTGATCGCGGTCGGGGTGTGTGAGCCAGATCCAGCGGACGTCGGCGGGGTCGACGACCGAGCCGAGCGCGGCGACGAAGTCGCGGTCCGCGACGGAGAGCCCGGTGTCGACGACGACCGGTTCCCGGGCGGTGAGGACGTAGGCGTTGACCGGGATGTGACCGATTCCCGGGATGTCGAGACTGTCGGCCAGGACGGTGGTGTCGCTCCCGACCCTGTGGGTGTCCATAGGAAACTCCGTGGTCCCCCCGGCGGCCGTACGCGTCCAGTCTCCTCCGCTCGTCGGCGCTCCGCGAGGCGAGCCGGTCCGGGCACCGGGAGTGACCGGAGGCGCCGGAGGTCAGCCGACGGGCTCCGGGCGGGGACCGCTCTCCGCCCGCGGCGGCTCGTGCAGTTCGAACCAGATCGACTTGCCCTCGCCCCGCGGGTCCACGCCCCACGCGTGCGCCAGCATCTCCATCAGCACCAGCCCGCGGCCCGAGGAGGCCATCTCCCCCGGGTGGCGTTTGTGGGGCAGCTCGTCGCTGCCGTCGGAGACCTCGACGCGCAGCCGGCGGGTCTTGTCCGCGCACGTCACCTCCGCGACCAACAGTGCGTCCCCGTCGGTGTG encodes:
- a CDS encoding alpha/beta hydrolase, whose protein sequence is MPTWQQLRDVKLSEYTDAADGWGKVSSRANSDKDRVDNGMFARIHDTQKGEAAKGATGDVQQLSRNFQYLHTECGLIRTALNGLASELAAPQRKLRQALEDAENLKFTVRPDGSVEYPTQSFVLKPGAATAQDGAPIPYLPGKAEGIGSSDANKGKAEDIAQRIGDALREAAEIDGRYAGALRKLKAEPGLTVSDETLADAARDTKALQDAAGTYADDDKIPHGKSPKENAAWWNGLTQEQRDEYATLYPASVGALDGIPSTVRDDANRMVLAETRAQARLDLDAIPKQPREYFPNPNGSYPAVVKNPAWNEWNEKYGDRRKELEASLKGMDAIQARFDATGSDGLPEAYLLGFDKDGIGRAIVANGNPDTADHTAVYVPGTTTRLESIGGDINRMTALWTETQAWAPGENTSTITWFGYEAPQSIVPEAMQKGWAHDGSPKLLRFMDGLETVQGGADRSHTTIIGHSYGSTVVGDASQRGDLPADDIVAVGSPGMLTGRADDLDAPKGHVWSEAAWNDPVPAGGKVAGLGGYTWGVETWNGIPFNAGYVQTVPSDELFGGHRMDVDTSGHSDYWTADSESLKNQAKVVAGRYDEVNED
- a CDS encoding SseB family protein, producing the protein MYGYGQHGDGSAAQQQYAPPQQPMQDGYGQQAPLYPEPSPPSLADAVRAFTTGSLAAEDFQQIFATSKVYCPRGDNPGFLALHNTQQPVIPMFTSLKELRRYAGKESKFFVITGAEVIDLLPTGYGFVLDMEGDHRMVFDAKAVEQMVEFAMRRMYG
- a CDS encoding pirin family protein gives rise to the protein MPAVTVENPLTLPRVVAPADAAARPVLAVTTAPSGFEGEGFPVRRAFAGINYQYLDPFIMMDQMGEVEYAPGEPKGTPWHPHRGFETVTYIIDGIFDHQDSNGGGGTITNGDTQWMTAGSGLLHIEAPPESLVVSGGLFHGLQLWVNLPASDKMMTPRYQDIRGGQVQLLTSPDGGALFRVIAGELDGHQGPGVTHTPISMIHATVRPGAEATLPWREDFNGLAYVLAGRGTVGTDRRPVHMGQTAVFGKGGSLTVRADDKQDGHTPDLEIVLLGGRPIREPMAHYGPFVMNSQAELRQAFEDFQAGRLGTIPAVHGMGE
- a CDS encoding AI-2E family transporter; its protein translation is MQTQPEPPRPLLPEPARRAAAWCVVALLLMAVAAVAIWLCVALQTAVTPVLLALLGTALLGPLYRRLLRMRVHKTVAAALTVVAVLAVVGGAAYVVVVALVETGDQIIESLRQAAADIARHLGAAGTSLDDVARNARSLLQQFGGTAASGVLSGLSVVGQMIATAVLALLLIFFFLRDSDRAVDALRSLAPRATGDTVEAMARRAFEAVEGFMRGTTFVALVDAFLIGAGLLVLRVPGAVGLAALVFVTAYIPYLGAFLSGAVAVLVALADRGFLIALWVLGIVLAVQVLEGNVLQPMVQSRTVQMHPAVVMLAITAGASVAGILGMLLAVPLTAAAFGVLGELRDRYGTAPPVPEEPAAEEAG
- a CDS encoding MBL fold metallo-hydrolase, whose amino-acid sequence is MDTHRVGSDTTVLADSLDIPGIGHIPVNAYVLTAREPVVVDTGLSVADRDFVAALGSVVDPADVRWIWLTHPDRDHTGGIFALLEAAPEARVVTTFLGAGIMTTERPLPMDRVYFLNPGQSLDVGDRKLDAFRPPLFDNPATVGFFDEKTRICFSSDCFGAPMPTAELAQSGHASDLRPDELRAAQLLWATVDSPWVHVVDAGKYRSTLVPLRDMNPEIVLGSHLPPAVRMTDTMLETITLAPDADPFVGPDQAALEQMLASFEPGGAPA